TCCTGACGGAGATTTGAACTCCGGTCACAGGCTCCGCAAGCCCATAGGATAGTCCACTACCCTACCAGGACTCAACTCTACGTTGGCCGGTTCTGTTAATAAGGCCTGCGGTCTGTCCGTCGAATGCCACCCGCAGTCACACGCAATTAACACAAATACTCATTTTTCCATCCATGAATGCTTTGAAAGGGGACACCGTTACACTGGGTATGAACCGACGCGAGATGCTCGCCACGACCGGTGCGGCCATCGCAACAGCCTCGCTCGGCGGCTGTGTCAGCCAGTACACCGACAACCCCGGAGCTGACGGCGGAGACGAAACGACCGAGTCGAAACCGACGCTCGGCGAGCAGTCGCTGAAAGTAACGAAGGCTGGCTGTGGCACGCAGAAGAACGAAGCCACGGTCGAACTCGCCGACTCGAAGGTCACCGTCACTGGGACGATACCCGGCTCCGACTCCTGTCAGACCGCGACGCTCGGCGACGTGAGTTACTCGCCGGACGACGGGACGCTCGACGTGACCGTCACGACCAAGAAGAAGGAGGGCACCGGCGTCTGCTCGCAGTGCATCACCGAAATCGACTACGAGGCGACGTTCCAGTTTGAGGGCGGTCTCCCGAGCAACGTGACCGTCACCCACGAGTCGATGGGCAACTCCGAAACCGTCGCCGAGAAAGGACAGTAGCTCTCGCCAGCCACCACTCCGAACGTTTTTATTCGAAGCCGGAACCAACCTCGACTGTGACAGATAGTACGAAAACCACATCCGGCGGGAGAGGCGCCAGAGCGTCCAAATTCACCCGTCAGCTACAAGGACAATCCTTAAGCGCGGGCCACTCTTGCTGGCTAATACGATTATGGGCGCCATAGAGGACGTTCACGCCGACCTCGACGCAGACGTTTCTTTGGAGGAGTTTCGCGAGGCGGTCGAAGAGAAGGTAGCACAGATGGGCGGTCTCGCCGACGAGGAGACCGCGGCGATGCTCATCGCCCACGAGATAGACGACGAGGGCGGGGAGGTCAACAGCATCGCCGACGTCGAACCGGGCATGGAAGAGGTGAAGTTCGTCGCGAAGGTCGTCGGCGTCGGCGACGTGAAGACGTTCGAGCGCGACGGTGAGGACGAAGAGGACGGCCGCGTGTTGAACGTGGAAGTCGCCGACGAGACCGACTCCATTCGCATCACGTTCTGGGACAAGCAGGCCGACGCGGGCGAGGAGGAATTAGAGCCGGGACAAGTCCTGCGAATCAAGGGCCGCCCGAAGGACGGCTACAACGGCGTCGAAGTCAACGTCAGCGACGCCCAACCCGACCCCGACACCGAGGTAGACGTACAGATTCGGGACACCTACCGCGTCGAAGACCTCTCGCTCGGCCTCTCTGACGTGAACCTCCAAGGGAAACTGCTCGAAACCGACACCATTCGCACGTTCTCGCGCGACGACGGTTCTGAGGGGAAAGTCTCGAATCTCAAACTTGGTGACGAAACCGGAAGAATCCGCGTCACTCTCTGGGACGAGCAGGCCGACCTCGCCGACGAACTGGACGCTGGCATCTCCGTCGAAGTCGTAGACGGCTACGTCCGCGAGAGAGACGGGAATCTCGAACTCCACGTCGGCAATCGCGGTGCGGTCGAGGAAATCGAGGAAGACATCCAGTACGTCCCGGACAGCGCGGACATCGAGGGTCTCGAAATCGGCGACCAAGTGGACATCGGCGGCGTCGTTCGCTCTGCGGACCCCAAGCGCACCTTCGACCGCGACGACGGTTCCGAGGGGCAGGTCCGGAACATCCGGATTCAGGACTCGACCGGAGACATTCGCGTCGCGCTCTGGGGCGAGAAAGCCGACGCCGAAATCGCGCCTGGTGACGAAGTGCAGATTGCCGACGTCGAGATTCAGGACGGCTGGCAGGACGACATCGAAGGCTCCGCTGGCTGGCAATCGACCGTCACCGTCATCGAAAGCGGCGACAGCGCGCCGAGTGGCGACGCAGGCGCAGACGACTCGGCCTCCGCCGGAGACGAGTCGAGCGCGGGTCTCGACTCGTTCGGTGGCGACGGCGACGACTCCTCGGCGGACGAGGCCAGCGCAAGTGGAGACGAAAGTGCAACGACCGACGGCGACGCCGCTGGCGAGTTCGTCGAGTTCACGGGCACCGTCGTCCAAGCAGGCGACCCAATCGTGCTGGACGACGGCGAAGAAACGGTAAGCGTCGAATCGAACGCGGACGTGACCCTCGGGCAGGAAGTCACCGCGCGCGGCGAACTGCGCGACGGGCGACTGGACGCCGAAGACGTCTTCTAAGCGCTATTCGCTAACTCACTTCTTGCTTCTTAACTCTCGAACGGCTCTTCGTCGCGGTGGTTGTCTACGTTCTGCTCGTCTGCGGCGGCGTCCTCGCGCGCTTGCTTCTGCTCGACGTCAGTCTCGTCTTCGAGTTCGTCTTCGCGGGCCTGTTCGGCTTCAGCTTTCTCTGCTTCTGGCTCCTCTTCGTCGTCCTTCTCCTTCGCCATCGTGCGGTCTCGTTCGTGTTCGTCGGACATACCTGCCAGTTGTCCAGCGAGAGGTTTAGGCCTGCTGGCGGATATGGAAAGCAACGGTTCGAACGACGAACGCAGGCGGCCGCAAAGACGCTACGGAAAGAACTAAGGGCGCGACATTCGCCCATTTGGGTATGAGCGTCGAGCTTCCGTTTGCACCGGTCGATACTATCATCCGACGGAACGCAGGCAACCTCCGAGTCAGTGCTGGCGCGGCGGAGGAACTCGCCCGTCGCATCCAACGCCACGGCGCGGAACTGGCCGTTGACGCGGCCGAACACGCGACTGCCGACGGACGGAAGACACTGATGAGCCAGGACTTCGGCGTCGAGCAGGTCGTGGACAAAGACTCCCTCGAACTCCCCGTCGCGCCCGTAGACCGCATCGCACGCCTCGACATCGGCGACGACTACCGCGTGGCGATGGACGCCAGAATCGCACTGGCGGACATCTTAGAGGACTACGCCGACAACGTGGCGGCGGCGGCGACCATCCTCGCACACCACGCCGACCGGCGAACTGTTAAGGCCGAGGACATCGAGACGTACTTCGAGCTATTTGGATGAACTTCGGCTACAGCGAGGACTGCCTCGCCCACAACACCGGCGAACGCCACCCCGAAAGTCCGGACCGCTTGCGAGCTATCAAAGAAGGGCTGGCGCGCCGCCACAGCGTCGAGTACACCGACGCCGACCCCGCCGACAGACCGGCGGTCGAAGCCGTCCACGACGCCGACTATGTCGAAGAGTTTCGGTCGTTCTGCGACGGCGGCGGCGGTAACTGGGACCCCGACACGGTAGCCGTCGGGGAGACGTGGAACGCCGCACTCCAGTCGGCAGGCCTCGCTCGGTGGGCCGCCGAAGCCGCTCTCGACGGTGCAAACGGGCGCAAGACGCCGTTCTCGCTCGGCCGTCCGCCGGGCCACCACGCCGTCGAGGACGACGCCATGGGGTTCTGTTTCTTCAACAACGCCGCCGTTGCGGCGCAGAAGGTCATCGACGACGAGGAACGGGACTGCGAGCGGGTGGCTATCTTCGACTGGGACGTCCACCACGGCAACGGCACGCAGGACATCTTCTACGACTCTGGGGAGGTGTTCTACGCGTCGTTTCACGAGGAGGGGCTGTATCCGGGGACGGGAGAGGCTGAGGAGGTTGGGGATGGCGACGGGGAAGGAACGACCCTGAACGTCCCGCTTCCGGCGGGTGCTGGCGACCCGGAGTACCGAGACGCCTTCGACGACCTGCTCGCGCCCGCGCTCGAAGCGTTCGACCCCGACCTCTTGCTTGTGAGCGCTGGCTTCGACGCCCACCGTCACGACCCCATCTCCCGGATGCGAGTTTCCTCGGAGGGGTACGGCATGCAGGCCGCACGCTGTCGGGAGGTCGCTTCGCGGACGGACGCCGCGCTGGGGTTCATTTTGGAGGGTGGCTACGGACTGGACACCCTCTCGGACAGCGTGGCGACGGTCCACGAGACGTTCGACGGCCGGAAGCCGGTGGTGTCGGACGAAGATGCCGACGAGGACGTGACCGAACTGATTGCGGAGATTCGAGACCTCCACCCGATTTTCGACTGAGCGAAACCGTGGGCCGTATTTCGAATTTTCACAGATGTCCCGGCGCGCGCTGACGCGTCCCGTTGTTTGGGACGCGTCAATCCCGCGCGAGGGATGAGCAATGAGCTTGGAAGACGCGCACCTGCGCGTCTTCCAAAATCGAATCGCGCAATCGGTTGGGGAGGTGTGTGGCCGTTGCGGTGCTGTGCGGTCGCGGTTTCTCCTATGTATCGGGAGTAGCTAGCTGCAAACCGTTCTCGACGGCTTCTCACTCTCTCGGTTCCTCACCTACCTCACTTCCTCCAAAAAATCCTCCAAACGACCCACAGCGATTATCAAAACCACCACTCACGGTCGCGGGTCGAAGTACCGAGCTAACTCCACCCCAAATTCCGAGGACAACTCTCCGACCTCCTCACCTACGAGAACCTCGTACTCCGCTTCCAAGGCATCCTCTACGCGCACACCCAATCCAACCTGCAAAATCGCGTCGCTCTCTAAAAACTCAGAAGCACTCGAAAACTCCCGGTCGCGCTCCACGACGTAGCGGTCGCCGTCGATGAACGGGCCGTACGACTCGTCCTCCTGCTCGTACTTCCCGTAGAAGCCTTCGGCGTGCTGGCGGACGTTGACTGGTGGCCCTTCGTGACGTTCGACGTTCGGTCGTTCGGCGACCTCCAACTCCACGAACAGCACCGCTGTCTCGTCAGCCAACGCAACCGCTCGAAGCGTGTCGAAACCGCGCCTGTCCAACTCGTCTTGGACTCCAGCCAGCGACTTGAAGAGTTGGGGATACAGTTGGTCTTCCACGATGTCCGGTGCGTCGAAGCGCACGGCGACGGGCGTGGTTCCGCGGCGCTGGACGTGTTCGCGCACTTCCGCCCCACTCAGCGACTCCGGCGGGTCGGGGAAGAACAACTCTTCGGTGGGCGATTCGAGCAACTCGCGGGCGTAGTGCTGGAGTCGCGCGAAGTTCTCGGCCGAGAGGACCGCCGCCACGTTGCGCTTGGGGTCGGTGGGGTCCACGACGACGAGTGGGTCATCAAATTTGGTCTCGGCGTGGTCCTCGGGGTCGAATCGAACCTGCGGGTTCCACTCGGAGGCGGCCTCGATGGTGTCCCGAAAGCTCCCGTATTCGAGGACGAGCAGTTCGGTCAGGTAGCCCGAGAACCCCTCGGTGCGGAGGTCGCTCCCGTACGCGCCGATGCCCTTCAAGAACTGCTTGAACAGCCGAATCTCACCGGCGAGGTCGTCGTCCAGACGCGCGTCCAAGTACTCCGTGTGGAACGGCGTGCGGTCCACGGCCGACTGGATGTCCGTCGCGGAATCGAGTTTGTAGCAGGGCACGAGGTCTACGTCGAAGCCATCGAACTCGCCGGTGACGTAGGGGTGCTCGGCGAACTCCTCGTGGCCGTCCGGCAAGACGGCGTGGCCGACTTCGAGGCCGTAGGACTCTAGTCGCTCGCGCGCGAGGTCGGCGGGGAAGCGCACGAACAGGTCGATGTCTCGGTCGCCGCTGATCCACGTCCCGCGGGCGGTACTCCCGACCTGTATCGTGTCGGCCTCGACTGGCAGGTCGGCGATGGCCTCCTCGGCCCGCTCGTGCAGGCTCGCGGTCGCCGCCCGCATCTGCTCGCGCTCGTCCTCGCCGGGGTCGATTCGCTCCCGGACCGACCCGACCACCGCCTCGAACTCCTCGTCGCCGGTCATTGCCCGACTGTTCCGAGCGCGTGCGGGAAAACGTATCGTCTCTGGTCGTCTCGACGCGCCCGATTCGCTCTCTCGTGGTACATCGTCTCACCTCCCTCGGGCGAAAAACGAAAGCCCTATCAACAGACTCGCCATACAGAAGAATGCGTTCAGAAGCCGTCGTAGCTCAGATGGTAGAGCACCACGCTGTTAACGTGGTTGTCCCAGGTTCGAGCCCTGGCGACGGCGCTATTCTTCCGCTCACATCAACTGCGACGCAGTGAAAGCGAGACGCCCGCGAACGCCACTGTCACGACTGAACACCGTTCCTCGTCGTCGTAGTTTGCTTTCATCCGATATGCTTAAACAGATGGGAGTGAGAGAAAGTCGTAGAGGGCCCTTAGCTCAGTCTGGTTAGAGCGCTCGGCTCATATTGACAATCGGATCACAACATCCGGTGTCATGGGATACCGAGTGGTCGATGGTTCGAATCCGTCAGGGCCCACTTCTATCGACACGGTAAACGCAGTGGTTCCGGCCGTTGGAGCTGCAACGTTATAGTGCTGACAGGACGTGATTAACGCGGCCCAAACCCTGCCTATCGCGGTCGTCGCTCGCTAACTGCCGTATAACTAATCCGATAGCTCTGGTCGTCAGACCGTGCAATCGCTTCGCTCGTCCATCGCTCGCATCGTCTCCTCTCCGGAATCGACATCGCTTCCCCGACACGTACTGGCTGTCCTGACGGTGGTCGTCCTCGTCGCGGCCGCAGTCGCGCTCGTGAATACCGGAATCGCTGGGGCATCGGAC
The sequence above is a segment of the Halorussus halophilus genome. Coding sequences within it:
- a CDS encoding histone deacetylase family protein — protein: MNFGYSEDCLAHNTGERHPESPDRLRAIKEGLARRHSVEYTDADPADRPAVEAVHDADYVEEFRSFCDGGGGNWDPDTVAVGETWNAALQSAGLARWAAEAALDGANGRKTPFSLGRPPGHHAVEDDAMGFCFFNNAAVAAQKVIDDEERDCERVAIFDWDVHHGNGTQDIFYDSGEVFYASFHEEGLYPGTGEAEEVGDGDGEGTTLNVPLPAGAGDPEYRDAFDDLLAPALEAFDPDLLLVSAGFDAHRHDPISRMRVSSEGYGMQAARCREVASRTDAALGFILEGGYGLDTLSDSVATVHETFDGRKPVVSDEDADEDVTELIAEIRDLHPIFD
- a CDS encoding histone, yielding MSVELPFAPVDTIIRRNAGNLRVSAGAAEELARRIQRHGAELAVDAAEHATADGRKTLMSQDFGVEQVVDKDSLELPVAPVDRIARLDIGDDYRVAMDARIALADILEDYADNVAAAATILAHHADRRTVKAEDIETYFELFG
- the cca gene encoding CCA tRNA nucleotidyltransferase, translating into MTGDEEFEAVVGSVRERIDPGEDEREQMRAATASLHERAEEAIADLPVEADTIQVGSTARGTWISGDRDIDLFVRFPADLARERLESYGLEVGHAVLPDGHEEFAEHPYVTGEFDGFDVDLVPCYKLDSATDIQSAVDRTPFHTEYLDARLDDDLAGEIRLFKQFLKGIGAYGSDLRTEGFSGYLTELLVLEYGSFRDTIEAASEWNPQVRFDPEDHAETKFDDPLVVVDPTDPKRNVAAVLSAENFARLQHYARELLESPTEELFFPDPPESLSGAEVREHVQRRGTTPVAVRFDAPDIVEDQLYPQLFKSLAGVQDELDRRGFDTLRAVALADETAVLFVELEVAERPNVERHEGPPVNVRQHAEGFYGKYEQEDESYGPFIDGDRYVVERDREFSSASEFLESDAILQVGLGVRVEDALEAEYEVLVGEEVGELSSEFGVELARYFDPRP
- a CDS encoding single-stranded DNA binding protein, coding for MGAIEDVHADLDADVSLEEFREAVEEKVAQMGGLADEETAAMLIAHEIDDEGGEVNSIADVEPGMEEVKFVAKVVGVGDVKTFERDGEDEEDGRVLNVEVADETDSIRITFWDKQADAGEEELEPGQVLRIKGRPKDGYNGVEVNVSDAQPDPDTEVDVQIRDTYRVEDLSLGLSDVNLQGKLLETDTIRTFSRDDGSEGKVSNLKLGDETGRIRVTLWDEQADLADELDAGISVEVVDGYVRERDGNLELHVGNRGAVEEIEEDIQYVPDSADIEGLEIGDQVDIGGVVRSADPKRTFDRDDGSEGQVRNIRIQDSTGDIRVALWGEKADAEIAPGDEVQIADVEIQDGWQDDIEGSAGWQSTVTVIESGDSAPSGDAGADDSASAGDESSAGLDSFGGDGDDSSADEASASGDESATTDGDAAGEFVEFTGTVVQAGDPIVLDDGEETVSVESNADVTLGQEVTARGELRDGRLDAEDVF